The following coding sequences lie in one Drosophila sulfurigaster albostrigata strain 15112-1811.04 chromosome 2R, ASM2355843v2, whole genome shotgun sequence genomic window:
- the LOC133839583 gene encoding DNA damage-binding protein 1, translating into MSHHYVVTAQKPTAVVACLTGNFTSPTDLNLVIARNNQVQIDLVTPEGLRPLKEININGKITVMKHFRPPDSNKDLLFILTRRFNVMILEARMVGDSITVVTKANGNVSDSVGILSEGGFIAAIDPKARVIGMCLYQGLFTIIPLDKDASELKATNLRMDELTVYDAEFLHGCLNPTVIVIHKDNDGRHVKSHEINLRDKEFIKMAWKQDNVETEATMLIPVPSPIGGVIVIGRESIVYHDGSNYHAVAPLTFRQSTINCYARVDSKGLRYLLGNMDGQLYMLFLGTTDSGKSITVKDIKVEQLGEISIPECITYLDNGFLYIGSRHGDSQLVRLSSDAIDGSYVIPVENFTNLAPILDIAVVDLDRQGQGQIITCSGSFKDGSLRIIRIGIGIQEHACIDLPGIKGMWSLKVGIDDSVYENTLVLAFVGHTRILTLSGEEVEETDIPGFASDLQSFLCANVDYDQLIQVTAESVRLVKSASKALVGEWKPEGDRSIGVVSCNATQLVVASAREIFYICIEDGSLVEKCRKTLPYEVACLDVTPLDEKHNKSDLVAVGLWTDISAVILSLPDLETIYTEKLSGEIIPRSILMTTFEDIHYLLCALGDGSMYYFILDKATGQLTEKKKVTLGTQPTTLRTFRSFATTNVFACSDRPTVIYSSNHKLVFSNVNLKEVNHMCSLNAQAYPDSLALATKNSVILGTIDEIQKLHIRTVPLGEGPRRIAYQEASQTFAVSTLRIDVHGRGGAKPLRNSASTQAQNITFSSNILPRPGGGNSTTTNAEVGQEIDVHNLLIIDQNTFEVLHSHQFLPPETISSLMSAKLGDDPNTYYVVATSLVFPDEPEPKVGRIIIFHYNDNKLTQVAETKVDGTCYALVEFNGKVLAGIGSFVRLYEWTNEKELRMECNIQNMIAALFLKAKGDFILVGDLMRSITLLQHKQMEGIFVEIARDCEPKWMRAVEILDDDTFLGCETHDNLFVCQKDSAATTDEERQLLPELARFHLGDTINVFRHGSLVMQNVGERTTPINGCVLYGTCNGAIGIVTQIPQDFYDFLHGLEERLKKIIKSVGKIDHTYYRNYQINTKVEPSEGFIDGDLIESFLDLGREKMREAVLGLELTLNGERKGADVEDVIKIVEDLTRMH; encoded by the exons atgtcgCATCATTATGTGGTGACCGCACAAAAGCCGACTGCGGTTGTCGCTTGTCTGACGG GCAATTTCACATCGCCAACAGACTTGAATTTGGTGATTGCACGCAACAATCAGGtgcaaattgatttggttACACCTGAGGGTTTACGTCCTCTCAAGGAAATCAACATAAATGGCAAAATTACGGTTATGAAGCACTTTCGACCACCGGATAGCAATAAGGATTTACTATTCATTCTGACGCGTCGCTTCAATGTGATGATCCTCGAGGCACGCATGGTTGGCGACAGCATAACCGTTGTGACCAAGGCCAACGGCAATGTATCGGATTCCGTTGGCATCCTATCTGAGGGCGGTTTCATTGCAGCCATTGATCCAAAGGCACGTGTTATTGGCATGTGTCTGTACCAGGGATTATTTACAATCATCCCACTGGACAAAGATGCTAGCGAACTGAAGGCAACCAATTTGCG CATGGATGAACTGACAGTCTACGATGCAGAGTTTTTGCATGGCTGCCTCAATCCCACTGTGATTGTCATACACAAGGACAACGATGGACGCCACGTGAAGTCgcatgaaattaatttgcggGACAAGGAGTTCATTAAGATGGCCTGGAAGCAGGACAACGTGGAGACTGAGGCTACCATGCTAATACCAGTGCCGTCGCCCATTGGTGGCGTTATTGTCATCGGACGCGAGTCAATTGTGTATCACGATGGCAGCAATTATCATGCCGTTGCTCCGCTCACTTTTCGCCAGAGCACCATTAATTGCTATGCTCGTGTGGACAGCAAGGGATTGCGTTATTTGCTCGGCAATATGGACGGGCAGCTATATATGTTGTTCTTGGGAACCACAGATTCGGGTAAAAGCATTACCGTCAAGGATATTAAAGTGGAGCAATTAGGCGAGATTTCAATACCGGAGTGCATTACTTATTTGGACAATGGATTCCTCTACATTGGCAGTCGTCATGGTGATTCGCAGTTGGTGCGCTTAAGCTCAGATGCTATAGATGGTTCCTATGTCATTCCCGTGGAGAACTTCACCAATTTGGCACCCATACTAGACATTGCTGTGGTGGATTTGGATCGTCAGGGACAGGGTCAGATTATCACGTGCTCGGGCAGCTTCAAGGATGGATCATTGCGCATTATTCGCATTGGGATTGGCATACAGGAGCATGCTTGCATTGATTTGCCCGGCATCAAGGGCATGTGGTCGCTCAAAGTGGGCATCGATGACAGCGTCTATGAGAACACGCTGGTCTTGGCTTTTGTAGGACACACGCGTATTTTAACGCTGTCGGGCGAGGAAGTGGAGGAAACTGATATTCCCGGCTTTGCCAGTGATCTACAGTCGTTTCTGTGTGCCAATGTAGATTATGATCAg CTCATTCAAGTGACTGCTGAGAGTGTGCGTTTGGTTAAGAGTGCCTCTAAAGCGCTGGTTGGTGAATGGAAACCCGAAGGCGATCGCTCCATTGGTGTGGTTAGTTGTAATGCTACGCAGCTGGTTGTTGCGTCTGCCCGTGAGATATTCTATATCTGCATTGAGGATGGCAGTCTGGTGGAAAAGTGTCGCAAGACTTTGCCATACGAGGTGGCTTGCCTAGATGTAACGCCTTTGGATGAGAAGCATAACAAATCGGATCTGGTTGCCGTAGGCCTTTGGACAGACATTTCAGCAGTGATTCTATCGCTGCCCGATTTGGAAACAATCTACACAGAAAAGCTTAGTGGCG AAATAATTCCTCGCTCTATATTGATGACCACCTTTGAGGATATACATTATTTGCTGTGCGCCTTGGGCGATGGTTcgatgtattattttattttggacAAGGCTACGGGCCAGCTGACAGAGAAGAAGAAGGTGACGCTGGGAACACAGCCAACAACATTGCGCACGTTTCGTTCGTTTGCCACAACCAACGTGTTTGCCTGTTCGGATCGTCCAACAGTCATTTACTCGTCTAATCATAAGCTCGTTTTCTCAAACGTTAATCTGAAGGAAGTAAATCACATGTGCTCTTTGAATGCCCAGGCATATCCGGATAGCTTGGCATTGGCCACCAAAAACTCTGTTATACTGGGAACCATTGATGAGATTCAAAAGCTGCACATCCGCACTGTGCCGCTGGGCGAGGGCCCTCGTCGCATTGCCTATCAGGAGGCATCACAGACATTTGCCGTATCCACGCTGCGCATTGATGTGCATGGACGTGGTGGGGCGAAACCATTGCGCAACAGTGCATCTACCCAAGCTCAGAATATAACATTCAGTTCAAATATATTACCACGGCCGGGCGGTGGCAATTCCACGACAACTAATGCTGAAGTTGGACAAGAGATTGATGTTCACAATTTGCTTATAATTGATCAGAATACGTTCGAAGTGTTGCATTCGCATCAGTTTTTGCCGCCAGAGACGATTTCATCATTGATGTCGGCCAAATTGGGTGATGATCCGAATACCTATTATGTGGTAGCCACCTCCTTAGTTTTTCCCGATGAACCAGAACCAAAAGTGGGTCGTATCATCATTTTCCAttacaacgacaacaagctGACCCAAGTGGCCGAAACGAAAGTGGATGGCACTTGCTATGCGCTTGTGGAGTTCAATGGCAAAGTTTTGGCGGGCATTGGCAGTTTCGTGCGCCTTTACGAGTGGACCAATGAGAAGGAGTTACGGATGGAGTGCAACATACAGAATATGATTGCAGCATTGTTCTTAAAGGCCAAGGGTGATTTCATTCTTGTCGGCGATTTAATGCGTTCGATCACACTGCTGCAACACAAGCAGATGGAGGGCATTTTCGTGGAGATTGCTCGAGACTGTGAGCCGAAGTGGATGCGTGCCGTGGAGATTCTCGACGATGACACGTTCCTTGGTTGCGAGACGCACGACAATCTATTCGTGTGTCAGAAAGATAG TGCTGCCACGACAGATGAGGAACGTCAATTATTGCCAGAGCTGGCGCGTTTCCATCTAGGCGATACTATTAACGTATTTCGACATGGCTCCTTGGTCATGCAGAATGTCGGAGAGCGTACAACACCTATTAATGGTTGTGTTCTCTATGGCACCTGCAATGGAGCCATTGGCATTGTCACCCAGATCCCGCAAGATTTCTACGATTTTCTGCATGGCTTGGAAGAGCGCCTGAAGAAGATTATTAAGTCAGTGGGTAAAATTGACCATACCTACTATCGTaattaccaaattaatacGAAGGTGGAGCCCAGCGAGGGCTTCATTGATGGTGATTTAATTGAAAGCTTTTTGGATTTGGGACGTGAAAAGATGCGCGAAGCTGTTTTGGGCCTTGAG TTGACGTTAAATGGCGAGCGCAAAGGTGCCGATGTGGAggatgttattaaaattgtggAGGACTTGACACGGATGCATTGA
- the LOC133839584 gene encoding protein single-minded, translating to MTNQRKVRKDCYESRLHDIAKTCAMKEKSKNAARTRREKENTEFCELAKLLPLPAAITSQLDKASVIRLTTSYLKMRQVFPDGLGEAWGSSPAMQRGATIKELGSHLLQTLDGFIFVVAPDGKIMYISETASVHLGLSQVELTGNSIFEYIHSYDQDEMNAILSLHPHMHQHPLAQTHTPIGSPNGVQHPSAYGHDRGSHTIEIEKTFFLRMKCVLAKRNAGLTTSGFKVIHCSGYLKARIYPDCGDGQGSLIQNLGLVAVGHSLPSSAITEIKLHQNMFMFRAKLDMKLIFFDARVSQLTGYEPQDLIEKTLYQYIHAADIVAMRCSHQILLYKGQVTTKYYRFLTKGGGWVWVQSYATLVHNSRSSREVFIVSVNYVLSEREVKDLVLNEIQTGVVKREPISPAAQAAAVAAAAASASAAAAAAAATCVPQQQPQQQQLPASSTPALSVSPKLDPYFEPELPLSVQPQPPNAVTPVPNNNNNNNSNPGVWHHQQHLHQQQAASMDHDSLNYTQLYPPLNDLVVSSSSSAGGGTASSAGGGSSASASSSGVYSTEMQYPDTTTGTLYYNNNNNNNNNHYYYDYDATVDVATSMIRPFSANSNSCSSSSESDRQLSTGNASIVNGTSPSQTTYSDLSHNFELSYFSDNSSQQQQQHQQHQHQQQQQQQHLMEQQHLQHRLQQQQPQQQQQQYQQQQQYAMHPQQQQQQQQQQQQQRVVSDFAESFKNVNAAAVAVAATPHYTSVIVEPQHYIPNDFVH from the exons ATGACAAATCAACGCAAAGTGCGCAAGGATTGCTATGAGAGCAGATTACATG ATATAGCTAAAACGTGTGCCATGAAggagaaaagcaaaaatgctGCACGCACGCGTCGTGAAAAGGAAAACACCGAATTCTGTGAATTGGCCAAATTATTGCCGTTGCCAGCGGCGATTACGTCACAACTGGACAAGGCATCCGTCATCCGTTTGACCACATCCTATTTGAAAATGCGCCAAGTCTTTCCCGATG GATTGGGCGAAGCTTGGGGCTCATCGCCGGCCATGCAGCGTGGCGCAACCATCAAGGAGTTGGGCTCACATTTGCTGCAGACACTGGACGGCTTCATCTTCGTGGTGGCGCCGGATGGCAAAATCATGTACATCTCAGAGACGGCCTCGGTGCATTTGGGACTCAGTCAG GTCGAGCTGACAGGGAATTCCATATTCGAGTATATTCACAGCTACGATCAGGATGAAATGAATGCCATTCTATCACTGCACCCGCACATGCATCAGCATCCA CTTGCCCAGACGCACACGCCCATTGGCAGTCCGAATGGCGTGCAGCATCCGTCGGCATATGGCCATGATCGTGGATCGCACACGATCGAGATCGAGAAGACGTTCTTCCTGCGCATGAAATGTGTGTTAGCCAAGCGCAATGCTGGCCTCACAACCTCTGGCTTTAAG GTGATACATTGCTCTGGCTATTTGAAAGCGCGCATTTATCCAGACTGCGGCGATGGTCAGGGCAGTCTGATACAGAATCTCGGCCTGGTTGCCGTCGGTCACTCGCTGCCTTCATCTGCCATCACGGAAATCAAACTTCATCAGAACATGTTCATGTTCCGTGCCAAGCTCGATATGAAGCTGATCTTCTTTGACGCACG CGTATCGCAGCTAACCGGCTACGAGCCACAGGACCTCATCGAGAAGACGCTTTATCAGTACATCCATGCCGCGGACATTGTCGCCATGCGCTGCTCCCATCAAATCC TGCTGTACAAAGGACAAGTTACCACCAAATATTATCGCTTCCTCACCAAAGGCGGCGGCTGGGTCTGGGTGCAATCCTATGCCACGCTGGTGCACAATTCGCGTAGCTCTCGCGAGGTTTTCATCGTCAGCGTCAACTATGTGCTCAGCGAACGAGAGGTTAAAGACTTGGTCCTCAACGAGATTCAAACGGGCGTCGTCAAACGTGAACCCATCTCACCTGCTGCCCAAGCAGcggccgttgctgctgctgctgcttcggcatctgctgctgctgctgcggcggctgcCACATGCgtgccacaacagcagccgcaacagcaacagttgcccgCCTCTAGCACGCCGGCCTTAAGTGTTAGTCCCAAGCTGGATCCTTACTTTGAGCCCGAGTTGCCGCTGTCGGTGCAGCCGCAGCCACCGAATGCAGTTACGCCGgtgcccaacaacaacaataacaacaacagcaatcctGGCGTGtggcatcatcagcagcatctgcatcagcagcaagcggCCAGCATGGATCACGACAGCCTCAACTACACACAGCTTTATCCGCCGCTCAACGATCTGGTGGTGAGTTCGAGCAGCAGTGCGGGCGGAGGCACTGCATCCAGCGCTGGCGGCGGATCAAGTGCATCGGCCTCCTCGTCGGGTGTTTACTCGACGGAAATGCAATATCCCGATACCACAACGGGCACGctctactacaacaacaacaataacaacaacaacaatcactaTTACTACGATTACGATGCCACGGTGGATGTGGCCACGTCGATGATACGTCCGTTTTCGGCCAACTCGAACAGTTGTTCGAGCAGCTCGGAGAGCGATCGTCAGCTGTCCACGGGCAATGCGTCTATTGTGAATGGAACGTCGCCATCGCAGACCACGTATAGCGATCTGAGTCACAACTTCGAGTTGAGCTACTTCTCGGACAATAGttcgcagcaacagcagcaacatcagcaacaccagcatcaacagcagcagcagcaacaacatctgaTGGAGCAACAGCATCTGCAACATCgattgcagcaacagcagcctcaacagcagcagcagcaatatcagcaacagcaacaatatgcAATGcatccgcagcagcagcaacaacaacaacagcaacagcagcaacaacgtgTTGTCAGCGACTTTGCCGAGAGCTTTAAGAATGTGaatgcggctgctgttgcagtggcAGCCACGCCCCATTACACGAGTGTGATCGTGGAGCCACAGCATTATATACCCAACGATTTTGTGCATTAG